One segment of Drosophila ananassae strain 14024-0371.13 chromosome 3R, ASM1763931v2, whole genome shotgun sequence DNA contains the following:
- the LOC123257351 gene encoding uncharacterized protein LOC123257351: MENSNNNNNNNGQDLTSEVGSGHQPSALDGPWRALMELQNKNLIELVKAIKTTVPDAGQNKTVQLPKFNPDKSGANASSWCTTVEVILQENTLRSSALVMALSSALEGSASQWLSQVCYAEITWPEFKELFIQRFDTIETPAAMFLNMLSNRPTDGESLAVHASRMVTELTTKWRQMDNEEIAVSVTLALLASFDHRLQRLSFTSNVRTRVDLQSELKAFTFIKRKSGAMEHQAETYSKRQKQSPMECHFCGKVGHKMAECRFRKQQNQFATDKIQHGRHDVHHRGKSNLTCYKCGELGHISTQCTKKEVDRNKAFNREKRVEQCSIAVPKGCLNHRGQIFEITFDSGSECSLIKEKLSTKFSGKRFNNIVMLKGIGSNGICSTVQILSNVKIDDYCIEILFHVIGDDDMQNDIVIGREILNQGLDIVISSNQFRISKTKVVNLCTGNEPADIDTELEGQDKIKLHSLLAKYSNSFITGIPSTKVRIGEMKIRLIDPTKTVQRRPYRLSPCERDLVRDKINELLKCNIIRPSCSPYASPILLVKKKMVRTDFVLTLES; this comes from the coding sequence ATGgagaacagcaacaacaataacaacaacaacggtcAGGACttgacatcagaagtgggatctggCCACCAGCCTTCAGCACTAGATGGACCATGGCGTGCCCTGATGgagctacaaaataaaaatttaattgaactaGTGAAAGCCATAAAAACAACTGTACCTGATGCAGGGCAGAACAAAACTGTGCAACTACCCAAATTCAACCCAGACAAATCAGGCGCCAACGCATCATCGTGGTGCACAACGGTGGAAGTGATTTTACAAGAAAACACGTTGAGAAGCAGTGCATTGGTTATGGCCTTGAGTTCGGCTTTAGAAGGAAGTGCTTCGCAATGGCTTTCGCAAGTGTGCTATGCTGAAATTACTTGGCCTGAGTTTAAAGAATTGTTTATACAACGCTTCGATACTATAGAAACACCAGCCGCTATGTTTCTTAATATGCTATCAAATCGACCGACTGATGGCGAGAGTCTGGCTGTTCATGCAAGTCGCATGGTTACCGAACTTACAACAAAATGGCGGCAAATGGATAACGAAGAGATTGCTGTGTCTGTGACCCTTGCGCTGCTGGCAAGCTTCGATCACCGATTGCAGCGTTTAAGTTTCACATCAAATGTTCGAACCAGAGTCGATCTACAGTCCGAATTAAAAGCATTCACttttattaaaaggaaaaGCGGCGCTATGGAGCATCAGGCTGAAACTTATTCTAAACGGCAAAAACAATCACCGATGGAGTGCCATTTCTGCGGAAAAGTGGGCCATAAAATGGCTGAATGCAGATTCAGGAAACAACAGAATCAATTCGCGACTGATAAAATCCAACATGGCAGGCATGATGTTCATCACCgtggaaaatcaaatttaacttGCTACAAGTGCGGAGAATTGGGTCACATATCCACCCAATGTACAAAGAAGGAAGTCGATAGGAACAAGGCATTCAATCGGGAGAAGCGAGTGGAACAGTGCAGTATTGCAGTACCAAAGGGATGTCTGAACCATAGAGGCCAAATTTTCGAAATCACCTTCGATTCGGGATCGGAATGCTCGTTgataaaagaaaagctaagTACCAAATTTTCTGGTAAAAGATTCAATAATATTGTTATGTTAAAAGGTATCGGCAGCAATGGAATATGTAGTACTGTACAAATATTAAGCAATGTAAAAATTGACGATTACTGTattgaaattttgtttcacGTTATAGGCGATGATGATATGCAGAACGACATTGTAATTGGCCGTGAGATATTAAATCAGGGTCTTGATATTGTCATTTCATCAAACCAATTTAGGATCTCAAAGACCAAAGTAGTTAATTTGTGTACCGGCAATGAGCCAGCCGATATTGATACTGAGCTTGAGGGAcaagataaaataaaactacatTCACTGTTGGCAAAGTACTCAAATTCATTTATAACTGGGATCCCAAGTACTAAAGTCAGAATTGGCGAAATGAAAATTAGGTTGATTGATCCAACAAAAACCGTACAGAGAAGGCCATATCGTTTAAGTCCATGCGAGCGAGATTTGGTTAgggacaaaattaatgaactgCTAAAATGCAATATAATTAGGCCAAGCTGCTCACCTTATGCAAGCCCTATATTGttagtgaaaaaaaaaatggtacgGACAGACTTTGTGTTGACTTTAGAGAGCTGA